From one Brevibacterium sp. 'Marine' genomic stretch:
- a CDS encoding Fic family protein has protein sequence MQIRDLPGTFIGDPVAHTVRYTPPDGTVVIADKLDDWEGFVHGEHELDPLVVMAAAHYHFEAIHPFPDGNGRTGRILNILMLIESDLLREPVLYLSRYIIENKNEYYRLLLEVTKNSAWEEWILFMLEGVRQTAELILGLIDEIQALQEDFRTEMRAKTTVGANSDVLDLLFERPYCRIVDVIERSEVSRPTASKWLNELVSQSMLETVKVGRDRLFINSRLLKVLSRPS, from the coding sequence ATGCAGATCCGCGACCTTCCGGGGACTTTCATCGGGGACCCCGTCGCACACACTGTTCGGTACACCCCACCGGATGGCACCGTCGTCATTGCCGACAAACTCGACGATTGGGAAGGTTTCGTCCACGGGGAGCACGAGCTCGATCCCCTGGTAGTCATGGCGGCAGCTCATTATCACTTCGAAGCAATCCACCCGTTCCCCGATGGGAACGGACGCACTGGGCGAATACTCAACATCCTCATGCTCATCGAGTCCGATCTTCTGCGAGAACCGGTCCTTTACCTCTCCCGGTACATCATCGAAAACAAGAACGAGTACTATCGGCTGCTGCTCGAAGTCACGAAGAATTCGGCGTGGGAGGAGTGGATTCTCTTCATGCTCGAAGGAGTGCGGCAAACGGCAGAGTTGATTCTCGGTCTCATCGACGAGATTCAAGCACTGCAGGAAGATTTCCGAACCGAGATGAGAGCGAAGACGACAGTCGGCGCCAATTCCGACGTGCTCGACCTGCTGTTCGAACGCCCTTACTGCCGAATCGTCGATGTCATCGAACGCAGTGAAGTCTCTCGGCCGACTGCCTCCAAATGGCTGAACGAGCTCGTATCCCAGTCAATGCTGGAGACCGTCAAAGTCGGCAGAGACCGCCTCTTCATCAACTCACGACTGCTGAAGGTGCTGTCCCGACCTTCCTGA
- the ribA gene encoding GTP cyclohydrolase II — MTDPIAHASRLDPIDAAIAAVAAGRPVLVVDDEDRENEGDLIMAAEFADAATMGFFVRHTSGVICAPMTADRAAALSLPPMVTDNEDPKGTAYTISCDAVGVTTGISAAERAETGRVLAAADPDPAAISRPGHIFPLIAKNGGVRERPGHTEAGVEFARLAGAQPVAMIAEVVHDDGSMMRFDAVRDFADAHDLVMVSIEQLIAYLERGDESASSDSAAAVPSAPAVSPTSAVSSTADDSRAEAAASAHIAGAPGGTGSVEATAEVALPSEHGSLRARAFTIKGHDHLGVFAGSPDSDVEGPAPLVRLHSECLTGDVFGSHRCDCGEQLDLALGLIAEHGGAVLYLTGHEGRGIGLSNKLRAYALQDQGRDTVDANRDLGFTDDARDYRAAATILRSLGLTRIRLLTNNPAKTSALEELGITVEAVVPLEVAARPENTHYLATKRERMHHVLSLPEVTGTAGTGADTVGMGAGNGAGAAGAVAS; from the coding sequence ATGACTGATCCCATCGCTCACGCCAGCCGCCTCGATCCCATCGATGCGGCCATCGCAGCCGTCGCCGCCGGCCGGCCCGTCCTCGTCGTCGATGACGAGGACCGGGAGAACGAGGGCGACCTCATCATGGCCGCCGAGTTCGCCGATGCCGCGACGATGGGCTTCTTCGTCCGGCACACCTCAGGCGTCATCTGCGCACCCATGACCGCCGACCGGGCCGCCGCCCTGAGTCTGCCGCCGATGGTCACCGACAACGAGGATCCGAAGGGCACGGCCTACACGATCAGCTGCGACGCAGTCGGGGTGACCACGGGCATCAGCGCCGCCGAACGCGCCGAGACCGGTCGAGTCCTCGCCGCCGCCGATCCGGATCCGGCGGCGATCTCGCGGCCCGGGCACATCTTCCCGCTCATCGCGAAGAACGGCGGGGTCCGCGAACGTCCCGGTCACACCGAGGCCGGGGTCGAGTTCGCACGCCTGGCCGGGGCGCAGCCGGTGGCGATGATCGCCGAGGTGGTCCACGACGATGGGTCGATGATGCGCTTCGACGCGGTGCGCGACTTCGCCGACGCCCACGACCTCGTCATGGTCTCCATCGAACAGCTCATCGCCTACCTCGAGCGGGGTGACGAGAGTGCGTCGAGCGACTCCGCGGCGGCAGTTCCATCGGCCCCGGCTGTGTCGCCGACCTCAGCCGTGTCGTCGACTGCGGACGATTCCCGCGCCGAGGCGGCCGCCTCGGCGCACATCGCCGGTGCCCCCGGTGGGACCGGATCGGTGGAGGCGACCGCGGAGGTGGCTCTGCCGTCGGAGCACGGCAGCCTGCGGGCCCGCGCGTTCACGATCAAAGGGCACGACCACCTCGGCGTGTTCGCGGGATCGCCGGATTCCGACGTCGAGGGTCCGGCGCCTCTCGTGCGACTGCATTCGGAGTGCCTGACCGGGGACGTCTTCGGTTCACACCGATGCGACTGTGGTGAGCAGCTCGACCTGGCGCTCGGCCTCATCGCCGAACACGGCGGCGCGGTTCTCTACCTGACCGGACACGAGGGCCGCGGAATCGGGCTGAGCAACAAACTGCGCGCCTACGCTCTGCAGGATCAGGGACGGGACACCGTGGATGCGAACCGGGACCTCGGGTTCACCGACGATGCTCGCGACTACCGTGCCGCGGCGACGATCCTGCGCTCGCTCGGACTGACTCGCATCCGCCTGCTCACGAACAACCCGGCGAAGACCTCGGCTCTCGAAGAGCTGGGCATCACGGTCGAAGCCGTGGTCCCGCTCGAGGTCGCGGCGCGGCCGGAGAACACGCACTACCTGGCCACGAAGCGCGAACGCATGCACCATGTGCTCTCGCTGCCGGAGGTCACAGGCACAGCCGGCACCGGCGCGGATACCGTCGGCATGGGCGCGGGCAACGGTGCAGGTGCCGCCGGGGCCGTCGCCAGCTGA
- the ribH gene encoding 6,7-dimethyl-8-ribityllumazine synthase has protein sequence MAHSGAPELTVDAADLRVAIVAASWHTQIMDGLVDGAQRAAAEAGAEATLIRVPGSFELPVAAARLAPHFDAVVALGVVIRGGTPHFDYVCQAATDGLNRVAIDSGKPVGFGVLTCDTEQQGLDRAGLEGSVEDKGHEAMTAALVTAQALAPYTQG, from the coding sequence ATGGCTCATTCCGGAGCACCAGAACTCACCGTCGACGCCGCTGATCTGCGCGTCGCCATCGTTGCCGCTTCCTGGCACACCCAGATCATGGACGGACTCGTCGACGGAGCCCAGCGCGCCGCCGCCGAGGCCGGAGCCGAGGCCACGCTCATCCGCGTACCCGGCAGCTTCGAACTGCCCGTCGCCGCCGCGCGCCTGGCACCGCACTTCGATGCGGTAGTCGCCCTCGGTGTGGTCATCCGCGGCGGCACCCCGCACTTCGACTACGTCTGCCAAGCCGCCACCGACGGCCTCAACCGGGTCGCCATCGACTCCGGCAAGCCGGTGGGCTTCGGCGTGCTGACCTGCGACACCGAACAGCAGGGACTCGACCGCGCCGGACTCGAGGGGTCGGTCGAGGACAAGGGGCATGAGGCGATGACCGCCGCCCTCGTCACCGCCCAGGCCCTGGCGCCCTACACGCAGGGCTGA
- a CDS encoding MarR family transcriptional regulator, producing MDDVDSAELVSRLVVVSSRLTRAFRRVIGNENSLAALRALAVVEQYQPVRVGHFAQGYLSSQPAATKLLAKLEEAGLVVREPSPTDGRASQFSLTDAGRARLAENRAIMIEQMQPYFESLSVEERQSVDRALGLVSDFLKDRHPVDGVDEQIEQIEGPDSDSDAG from the coding sequence ATGGATGATGTGGATTCGGCCGAACTCGTATCTCGGCTCGTTGTCGTCTCGTCGCGCCTGACCAGAGCGTTTCGACGAGTGATCGGCAACGAGAACTCACTGGCGGCGCTGCGTGCGCTCGCCGTCGTCGAGCAGTATCAACCTGTCCGCGTCGGTCATTTTGCGCAAGGGTATCTCAGTTCTCAGCCCGCGGCGACGAAGCTCCTCGCCAAACTCGAGGAAGCCGGGCTCGTCGTGCGCGAGCCCAGCCCCACGGATGGTCGCGCTTCGCAGTTCTCGCTCACCGATGCCGGTCGGGCGCGGCTGGCGGAGAACCGGGCGATCATGATCGAGCAGATGCAGCCGTACTTCGAGTCGCTGAGCGTCGAGGAGCGGCAGAGCGTCGATCGTGCGCTGGGACTGGTATCGGACTTTCTCAAGGACCGCCACCCGGTCGACGGCGTCGACGAGCAGATCGAGCAGATCGAGGGCCCGGATTCGGACTCGGACGCGGGCTAG
- the poxB gene encoding ubiquinone-dependent pyruvate dehydrogenase produces the protein MPTVARNIVDTLVASGVKRVYGIPGDSLNGFTDALRVNPQLEWVHVRHEEAASFAASGEAALTGELAVCAGSCGPGNLHLINGLFDAQRSRVPVLAIAAQIPSDEIGSNYFQETHPTELFRDCSVYVENVSSAEQMPRLLRIAMREAVEKRGVAVLVIPGDIGLADIDAAAEVVKAYPSHMIPAASQVEAAAKALNKGKKTTILAGAGTEGAHDELLAIAEKLQAPIVHTMRGKEFVEPDNPYDVGMTGLLGFSSGYAALKDCDTLLMLGTDLPYQQFYPEDATVIQVDVRGSQIGRRTKVDIPLVGTVADTVEALLPQIKANRSSTHLKSLTKHYQKTRKDLDELATPSKRTIHPQYLTRLLDEMADDDAVFIPDVGSPVVWAARYLSMNGKRRLIGSFSHGSMANALSQSVGVQSAFDDRQTIALAGDGGLSMLLGELITLTQNKLPVKTVVYNNSSLNFVELEMKAAGFVTFGTDLDNPDFSTIAEAVGIKGFRVEKSKDLPKVVREFLAYDGPAVLDVVTERQELSMPPSITAEQAKGFALYAIRTVLSGKGDELIDLARTNIRQLF, from the coding sequence ATGCCCACCGTCGCCAGAAACATCGTCGATACCCTTGTCGCCAGCGGAGTCAAGCGCGTCTACGGCATCCCGGGAGATTCGCTCAACGGGTTCACCGATGCCCTCCGCGTCAACCCGCAGCTCGAATGGGTCCATGTCCGCCACGAGGAAGCCGCCTCCTTCGCCGCCAGCGGCGAGGCCGCACTGACCGGTGAGCTCGCGGTCTGCGCCGGCAGCTGCGGACCCGGCAACCTCCACCTCATCAACGGGCTCTTCGATGCCCAGCGTTCGCGGGTTCCCGTGCTGGCCATCGCCGCCCAGATCCCCAGTGACGAGATCGGCTCGAACTACTTCCAGGAGACCCACCCGACCGAGCTGTTCCGCGATTGCAGCGTCTACGTCGAAAACGTCTCCTCGGCCGAGCAGATGCCCCGCCTGCTGCGCATCGCCATGCGTGAGGCCGTCGAGAAGCGCGGTGTGGCAGTCCTCGTCATCCCCGGCGATATCGGCCTCGCCGACATCGATGCCGCCGCCGAGGTGGTCAAGGCCTACCCGTCGCACATGATCCCTGCAGCCTCCCAGGTCGAAGCCGCGGCCAAGGCGCTCAACAAGGGCAAGAAGACGACGATCCTCGCCGGTGCCGGCACCGAGGGCGCCCACGACGAGCTGCTCGCCATCGCCGAGAAGCTCCAGGCCCCGATCGTCCATACGATGCGCGGCAAGGAATTCGTCGAACCCGACAACCCCTACGACGTGGGCATGACCGGTCTGCTCGGATTCTCCTCCGGCTATGCCGCACTCAAGGACTGCGACACCCTGCTCATGCTCGGCACCGACCTGCCCTACCAGCAGTTCTACCCCGAGGACGCCACCGTCATCCAAGTCGATGTGCGCGGATCCCAGATCGGACGGCGCACGAAGGTCGACATTCCGCTCGTCGGAACGGTCGCCGACACCGTCGAAGCGCTGCTGCCGCAGATCAAAGCCAATCGCAGCAGCACTCATCTCAAGTCCCTGACCAAGCACTACCAGAAGACCCGGAAGGACCTCGACGAACTGGCCACTCCGTCGAAGCGGACGATCCACCCGCAGTACCTGACGCGCCTCCTCGACGAGATGGCCGATGACGACGCCGTCTTCATCCCCGACGTCGGCTCACCCGTGGTGTGGGCGGCCCGGTATCTGAGCATGAACGGCAAACGCCGCCTCATCGGATCCTTCAGCCACGGGTCGATGGCCAATGCCCTGTCCCAGAGCGTCGGCGTGCAATCGGCGTTCGACGACCGGCAGACCATCGCGCTCGCCGGCGACGGCGGACTGTCGATGCTGCTCGGTGAGCTCATCACGCTCACGCAGAACAAACTGCCGGTCAAGACTGTCGTGTACAACAACTCCTCGCTCAACTTCGTCGAGCTCGAGATGAAGGCGGCCGGTTTCGTCACCTTCGGAACGGACCTCGACAATCCCGACTTCTCGACCATCGCCGAGGCGGTCGGGATCAAGGGCTTCCGCGTCGAGAAGTCCAAGGACCTGCCGAAGGTCGTGCGCGAGTTCCTCGCCTACGACGGACCTGCTGTCCTCGACGTCGTCACCGAACGCCAGGAGCTGTCGATGCCGCCGTCGATCACCGCCGAGCAGGCCAAGGGCTTCGCGCTCTACGCGATCCGCACGGTGCTCTCGGGCAAGGGTGACGAACTCATCGACCTCGCGCGGACGAACATCCGCCAGCTCTTCTGA
- the ribD gene encoding bifunctional diaminohydroxyphosphoribosylaminopyrimidine deaminase/5-amino-6-(5-phosphoribosylamino)uracil reductase RibD has protein sequence MGTQPDEAAEFTDLESAAMAAALNAAREGVRGANPLVGAAILTADGQIVTGHHGGAGTPHAEVDAITTAHDLDIDLTTSTLFVTLEPCAHHGRTDPCTEAIINAQIPSVVFASPDPNPLAAGGGKTLAEAGLTVRSGLHEADSRALNARWVRSTTEARPFVTVKIAQSLDGAVAAADGTSQWITSAESRAHAHEVRSRVDAILVGTGTAVADDPRLNARGHDGIALDDQPRPVVLGTSELPVTSFLALNPNTLHLRTHDVRDALDQLHADGVRHLLVEGGPTVLGAFFAAGVVDEVFCYQAPLLIGPGRSSVDGLDIGTLSDALRLVPDDTETPTVSRLGPDFLLHFATADPEPTEPGTLGSGT, from the coding sequence ATGGGCACGCAGCCAGACGAGGCCGCGGAATTCACGGACCTCGAATCCGCGGCGATGGCCGCCGCTCTCAATGCGGCCCGCGAAGGAGTTCGCGGAGCGAATCCGCTGGTGGGCGCGGCAATCCTGACAGCCGACGGCCAGATCGTCACCGGTCACCACGGAGGTGCCGGAACGCCCCACGCCGAGGTGGACGCGATCACCACCGCCCACGATCTCGACATCGATCTGACCACCTCGACGCTGTTCGTCACGCTCGAGCCCTGCGCCCACCACGGCCGGACCGACCCCTGCACCGAGGCGATCATCAACGCTCAAATCCCCTCCGTCGTCTTCGCCTCCCCCGACCCGAACCCCCTGGCCGCGGGCGGTGGAAAGACCCTCGCCGAGGCGGGGCTGACGGTCCGTTCGGGACTGCACGAAGCCGACTCCCGCGCTCTCAATGCCCGCTGGGTTCGGTCGACGACCGAGGCCCGCCCCTTCGTCACAGTGAAGATCGCACAGAGCCTCGACGGGGCCGTCGCCGCCGCCGACGGAACCAGCCAATGGATCACCTCGGCGGAGTCTCGCGCACACGCTCACGAAGTCCGATCCCGAGTCGACGCCATCCTCGTCGGCACCGGCACCGCCGTCGCCGACGATCCGCGTCTCAACGCCCGCGGTCATGACGGAATCGCGCTCGACGATCAGCCGCGGCCCGTCGTGCTCGGCACCTCCGAGCTGCCGGTCACCTCGTTTCTCGCCCTCAACCCGAACACGCTGCATCTGCGCACCCATGATGTCCGGGACGCCCTGGACCAACTGCACGCCGACGGAGTCCGCCACCTTCTCGTCGAAGGCGGGCCGACGGTGCTGGGCGCGTTCTTCGCCGCCGGGGTCGTCGACGAGGTCTTCTGCTATCAGGCTCCGCTGCTCATCGGCCCCGGCCGCAGCAGTGTCGACGGCTTGGACATCGGCACCCTGTCCGATGCACTGCGACTGGTTCCCGACGATACGGAGACCCCGACGGTCTCGCGGCTCGGCCCGGACTTCCTGCTGCACTTCGCAACGGCTGATCCGGAACCGACCGAACCCGGCACCCTCGGATCAGGCACGTAG
- a CDS encoding riboflavin synthase: MFTGIIEGLGTVETIERTNDSAAITIDAGHLVADLELGGSLAVNGVCLTSTRRPAEQRPGLFTAEVMGETLRLTGLGTLGTGDRVNLERCTPASGRFDGHVVQGHVDGRGELLDRIDRPDWSTLRIGIPAELAPLTAVKGSIALNGVSLTLTAVSEPSASSAWVEVGLIPATLTHTTFGELPVGAAVNIEVDVLAKYTARLLSFRTTTQQGVDHD, translated from the coding sequence ATGTTCACCGGAATCATCGAAGGACTCGGCACCGTCGAGACCATCGAGCGCACAAACGATTCGGCCGCGATCACCATCGACGCCGGCCACCTCGTCGCCGACCTCGAACTCGGCGGCTCGCTGGCCGTCAACGGAGTCTGCCTGACCTCGACGAGGCGGCCCGCCGAACAGCGCCCCGGCCTCTTCACCGCCGAGGTCATGGGCGAGACCCTGCGCCTGACCGGACTCGGAACCCTGGGCACGGGCGACCGCGTCAACCTGGAACGCTGCACGCCCGCCTCGGGGCGCTTCGACGGACATGTCGTCCAAGGACACGTCGACGGACGCGGTGAACTCCTCGACCGCATCGACCGTCCCGACTGGTCGACCCTGCGCATCGGGATCCCTGCCGAACTCGCCCCGCTGACCGCGGTCAAGGGGTCGATCGCTCTCAACGGGGTCTCCCTGACGCTGACGGCCGTGTCCGAACCGAGCGCATCCTCGGCGTGGGTGGAGGTCGGCCTCATTCCGGCCACCCTGACCCACACGACCTTCGGCGAGCTGCCGGTGGGCGCGGCCGTGAACATCGAGGTCGATGTCCTCGCGAAGTACACCGCGCGCCTCCTGTCCTTCCGCACCACCACCCAGCAAGGAGTCGATCATGACTGA
- a CDS encoding MFS transporter, translating into MRASADNETTGDETPGDPGAGTSILRQPRAVWAVAFAAVIAFMGIGLVDPILPAISAELDASPAQSMLLFTSYLFITGGMMFFTSFLSSRIGAKTTLLIGLVLIVAFAALAGFSGSVDQIIGFRAGWGLGNALFISTALSTIVGAASGGAEKAIILYEAALGVGIATGPLLGGLLGGISWRGPFFGTAVLMAIGFIAIIVLLPGGTSSTGASAEPIRLSATFRALARPGVAILGVSALLYNFGFFILLAYSPFPVEAAAAKLGMEDFGAMGLGYVFFGWGICVAITSVFGAPVLTKRMGRRRSLIVTLVALAVLLGVMSFLVESLVGIVVCIIVAGMLLGVLNTVFTESAMEVSDLPRPVASGTYSGVRFIGGAVAPIVAGAVSESISAGSPYLFGAGAVLLSVVVISLGWKALRRVDGHIDETPVDEAYALTGGDA; encoded by the coding sequence ATGAGAGCGTCAGCAGACAACGAAACAACAGGGGACGAAACGCCCGGCGATCCCGGGGCGGGAACGTCGATCCTTCGCCAGCCACGTGCCGTGTGGGCGGTCGCGTTCGCCGCGGTCATCGCCTTCATGGGCATCGGCTTGGTCGATCCGATCCTGCCGGCCATCTCGGCCGAGCTCGACGCCAGCCCCGCCCAATCGATGCTGCTGTTCACCAGCTACCTGTTCATCACCGGCGGAATGATGTTCTTCACGAGCTTCCTGTCTTCCCGCATCGGCGCGAAGACCACGCTGCTCATCGGTCTCGTGCTCATCGTCGCGTTCGCGGCTCTGGCCGGATTCTCCGGTTCCGTCGACCAGATCATCGGCTTCCGTGCCGGTTGGGGTCTGGGCAACGCACTGTTCATCTCCACGGCGCTGTCGACGATCGTCGGCGCCGCGTCCGGCGGTGCGGAGAAAGCGATCATCCTCTACGAGGCGGCTCTCGGCGTCGGCATCGCCACCGGCCCGCTGCTCGGCGGACTCCTCGGGGGCATCTCCTGGCGCGGACCGTTCTTCGGCACCGCAGTCCTCATGGCCATCGGCTTCATCGCGATCATCGTGCTGCTGCCGGGCGGCACGAGCTCGACCGGGGCTTCGGCGGAGCCGATCAGGCTCAGCGCCACGTTCCGAGCGCTCGCTCGTCCGGGGGTGGCCATCCTCGGCGTCTCCGCTCTGCTGTACAACTTCGGCTTCTTCATTCTGCTGGCCTACAGTCCGTTCCCCGTCGAGGCGGCCGCCGCGAAGCTGGGCATGGAGGACTTCGGTGCCATGGGCCTCGGCTACGTCTTCTTCGGTTGGGGCATCTGCGTGGCGATCACCTCGGTGTTCGGCGCTCCCGTGCTGACCAAGCGGATGGGGCGCCGTCGCAGCCTCATCGTCACTCTCGTCGCGCTCGCCGTGCTGCTGGGTGTCATGTCCTTTCTCGTCGAATCGCTGGTCGGGATCGTCGTCTGCATCATCGTGGCCGGCATGCTTCTGGGTGTGCTCAACACGGTGTTCACCGAATCGGCGATGGAGGTCAGCGACCTGCCTCGTCCGGTCGCCTCGGGCACCTATTCGGGTGTGCGTTTCATCGGCGGTGCCGTGGCGCCGATCGTCGCCGGTGCGGTATCGGAATCCATCAGTGCGGGATCTCCGTACCTCTTCGGTGCCGGGGCCGTGCTGCTGTCGGTCGTCGTCATCTCGCTCGGGTGGAAGGCACTGCGTCGCGTCGATGGGCATATCGATGAGACGCCGGTCGACGAGGCCTATGCACTTACCGGCGGCGACGCCTGA